From Salminus brasiliensis chromosome 21, fSalBra1.hap2, whole genome shotgun sequence, a single genomic window includes:
- the terf2ip gene encoding telomeric repeat-binding factor 2-interacting protein 1 has protein sequence MAALKKESSNPSPVLFLNTKGEPMRFFIRPGPTKVQLQPLIVDGGGIVCRTQEPNVILLADPGEVSTVMEGAGQFYISTQYILDCVAQNQQLDIKSYRFSNLPPVQTRAASRKQRGAGRMGYSSEDDTAILDFIAKRRHEAKGNRVWQQMEKKHVTAHSWQSMKDRFLKHLQFKSTDKKKKVPPFKESSSSEENPAQTSPQKKRQKTAQVASSSDSDVTQIRPDVQSGAEGIAADQPELQTSPEKSRSPQQLGSEQVQPHARSDEVEIEELGDEPNRESALQEEQEPCRDSEQPEVSAKRARMDEDDTGEGTSEGPSNQQTTPTETRQKRQTSITPGRKLGILERAAREFEDSQVVDGESQEVRPPSRASSVNSDTDEGQITAARERAVRELQENAGHCNTEQNAPEVQSNRCAPGSVDDGPGPSSAAAPVTSNAHMFIFDQESQEDQSQCSQKEALSQDSEEEKQHIVKLVTDSKKDLVEVMKALLKASGDVTLARSFLLEGYNAEVHGPIWTRRDDEILLSAGSSDLERLREKYGADRVLKRADFLKAH, from the exons ATGGCAGCTCTTAAAAAGGAATCTTCAAACCCATCGCCAGTTTTATTCCTAAAtacaaaaggggaacccatgcGCTTCTTTATAAGACCCGGTCCCACCAAAGTGCAGCTCCAGCCTCTAATAGTGGACGGCGGAGGCATCGTGTGTCGCACTCAAGAGCCCAACGTCATCCTGTTGGCAGATCCTGGAGAGGTCAGTACCGTTATGGAAGGTGCCGGGCAGTTCTACATTTCCACCCAGTACATCCTCGACTGTGTGGCACAGAACCAGCAGCTGGATATAAAAAGCTACAGGTTCAGCAATTTGCCACCTGTGCAGACAAGAGCGGCCTCACGGAAGCAAAGAGGCGCCGGGCGAATGGGCTACTCGTCTGAAGACGACACGGCCATTTTGGACTTCATCGCCAAGCGGCGACATGAAGCCAAGGGCAACCGGGTGTGGCAGCAGATGGAGAAAAAACATGTCACCGCTCATTCCTGGCAGTCCATGAAGGACAGATTTCTGAAGCACCTTCAGTTCAAGTCGacggacaaaaaaaagaaggtccCGCCCTTTAAGGAAAGTTCCTCATCTGAGGAGAACCCCGCTCAGACTTCACCACAAAAGAAGAGGCAGAAGACAGCACAGGTGGCTTCGTCTTCTGATTCAGACGTAACGCAGATCAGGCCTGATGTTCAGAGCGGGGCCGAGGGGATCGCAGCAGACCAACCGGAACTTCAGACGTCACCTGAGAAAAGCAGGTCCCCTCAGCAACTGGGTTCAGAGCAGGTTCAGCCACATGCCCGAAGTGATGAAGTTGAGATAGAAGAGCTTGGTGATGAGCCAAACCGAGAATCAGCACTTCAGGAGGAGCAAGAGCCGTGCCGAGACAGTGAGCAGCCTGAGGTCTCAGCTAAAAGAGCTAGAATGGACGAGGATGACACTGGGGAGGGGACGTCAGAAG GTCCAAGCAATCAGCAGACCACTCCCACCGAGACCAGACAGAAAAGGCAGACGTCTATAACCCCTGGAAGGAAGCTTGGCATACTTGAGAGAGCTGCCAGAGAATTTGAGGACTCTCAAGTG GTTGATGGTGAAAGCCAAGAAGTCCGGCCTCCGAGTAGAGCGTCATCGGTTAACTCTGATACAGACGAAGGCCAGATTACGGCGGCGCGCGAAAGGGCTGTAAGGGAACTGCAAGAAAATGCTGGTCATTGTAATACAGAACAGAATGCACCAGAGGTCCAAAGCAACAGATGTGCCCCGGGGTCTGTGGATGATGGTCCAGGTCCTAGCAGTGCTGCTGCACCTGTGACCTCCAATGCACACATGTTCATATTTGACCAGGAGTCCCAAGAGGACCAGAGCCAGTGCTCTCAGAAGGAGGCTCTTTCTCAGGACTCGGAGGAGGAAAAGCAGCACATAGTGAAACTGGTGACGGACTCCAAGAAAGACCTGGTTGAGGTGATGAAGGCACTTCTGAAGGCCAGCGGTGATGTGACACTAGCACGATCATTTTTGCTTGAAGGCTATAATGCTGAGGTGCACGGGCCCATCTGGACTAGGCGTGATGATGAAATCCTGCTTTCAGCCGGTTCTTCTGATCTTGAGCGGCTTCGGGAGAAGTACGGTGCCGATAGAGTCTTGAAGCGAGCCGATTTCCTGAAGGCACATTGA